In Phycisphaerae bacterium RAS2, the DNA window GATGGGCTGGACGTCTCGCGCGCTGAATGGGTGGGGGCGTCGAATTGGGGACGAATTCGACAGGACTTCATGTTGCATCGCGCGTTTCGCAGTTCGCTGGCTTTCACCGTGCTCAACGTGCCGGTGCAACTGGCTGCAGGATTGGCGCTTTCTTTGCTTGTTCATCATTCGAAGCGACGCGGATTTTGGGCGACGGCGTTTTATTCGCCGCACGCGCTATCCGGAGTCGCGACCGTTCTCGCGTGGTGGTGGTTGTTGAATCCACAGGTCGGGCCGATCAATCGAATCATCGAAGGAGGGATCGGTTTGCTCGATGCATTGCTCGCGACCGTCGGATCTCCGGCGACCGGGTGGCGGGCTCCGACCTGGCTTTTTTCACCGCAGTGGTCCCGGCCGGCCCTGGTATTGATGAACGCGTGGCATGCAGGTGGCGTCATGATGATCTTCCTCGCAGGCCTGGGTTTGTCGCAGCGGTTTCTCCACGAGGCCGCGGCACTGGACGGCGCTGGGCCGATTCAACGATTTCGATCCATCACGCTGCCGCAGCTCGCGCCGTTCATCGTGCTGAACGGCGTGACTGGCATGGTCTTCTCGATGCTTGCATTCAACCAGCCGTTTCTGCTATCCAACTTCCAGCAGCAGGACAGCCTCTTGTTCGTCGTGTACTACATCTATCAAATCGGCTTCGAGCAGAACCAAATGGGGTATGCGGCAGCTTTGTCACTTGCGATGACCGTTTTGCTGTTGGCACTGACCGGCACGGCAGTTTGGGGGACTCGCCGTTGGGTCAGCCTCGGCCGAGAAGCGGAGCCGGCATGACGAACTTGCCCGATTCAGCATGGCTTGCGCGGCTGGGCCGATTGCTGCGCGTCGCGGCGCTCGCATGCATTCTGGCGCCGGTCGTGTGGGCGATGTGGGCGTCGTGGGTTCCGATCGAGCGACTGCACTCCGGGGCGATGCCCTGGGCAGTTGGCGGCGGCCGCGGGGGATGGGCGAATTATGACGAAGCGCTGACACAGTTTCCCTTCCTGAGCTTTGCGGTGAACTCCATTGTGCTGTCGGTCGCACAGGTCTGCGGGACGCTTTTGAGTTGTTCGCTGACGGGCTTCGCACTCGCGCAGTACGACCGTCGCGGCAACCGATTCTGGTTCAGCGTGTTGCTGGCGACGATGATGATTCCCGGGCAGGTGTTGCTCATAGCGCAGTTCGTGGTCTACCAGCAACTGGGCTGGGTCGGTTCGTATCGCCCACTCATCGTTCCGGCGTGGCTGGCGGCGTCGAGTTTCTTTGTCTATGTATTCCGGGAGTATTTTCGCAACGTGCCGCGTGCTTACGAAGAGTCCGCTCGGATTGATGGCGCGTCGCCATGGCAGGTGTATTGGTATGTGATGCTGCCCATGGCTCGCCCCGTATTGGCGGCGGTGGCATGTTTGGCGCTGCTGGGCGCGTGGCACGAGTTCTTGGAACCGCTGGTGTATCTCTCTGATTATCGCCGGTATCCCTTGAGCGTGGGACTTCGCATGATGCAATCGATCGAGGGCAGCCGCGGCAATGTGCTGATGGCCGCCTGCATCCTCTCCATGCTCCCGCCGCTGGCGGCGTTGTTCTGGGCGCGTCGCGCGCTCTTTGGCCGCGCCGAAGAGCCGCCGTTCGCGTAGAATTC includes these proteins:
- the araQ_1 gene encoding L-arabinose transport system permease protein AraQ; this translates as MTNLPDSAWLARLGRLLRVAALACILAPVVWAMWASWVPIERLHSGAMPWAVGGGRGGWANYDEALTQFPFLSFAVNSIVLSVAQVCGTLLSCSLTGFALAQYDRRGNRFWFSVLLATMMIPGQVLLIAQFVVYQQLGWVGSYRPLIVPAWLAASSFFVYVFREYFRNVPRAYEESARIDGASPWQVYWYVMLPMARPVLAAVACLALLGAWHEFLEPLVYLSDYRRYPLSVGLRMMQSIEGSRGNVLMAACILSMLPPLAALFWARRALFGRAEEPPFA
- the yteP gene encoding putative multiple-sugar transport system permease YteP, whose translation is MSDHCSGKQAAPIHREARWLLAPWWCGLGLVFGAPVAGLILISFTNWDGLDVSRAEWVGASNWGRIRQDFMLHRAFRSSLAFTVLNVPVQLAAGLALSLLVHHSKRRGFWATAFYSPHALSGVATVLAWWWLLNPQVGPINRIIEGGIGLLDALLATVGSPATGWRAPTWLFSPQWSRPALVLMNAWHAGGVMMIFLAGLGLSQRFLHEAAALDGAGPIQRFRSITLPQLAPFIVLNGVTGMVFSMLAFNQPFLLSNFQQQDSLLFVVYYIYQIGFEQNQMGYAAALSLAMTVLLLALTGTAVWGTRRWVSLGREAEPA